A stretch of the bacterium genome encodes the following:
- the cax gene encoding calcium/proton exchanger, translating into MLSSLLVFVPISLFLKSTSPESALLFVTSCIAIIPLAGWMGRATEQIAHRAGEGIGGILNATFGNAAELIIALIALQNGLHEVVKASLTGSIIGNILLVLGASFFAGGLFHREQKFNQTAASALSTMLLLSSIALIVPTSFHYLVPNPESRSEQNLSLEISLVLMATYLAGLLFSLKTHKNLFVGEDKAEELEDGHLWSMKKSLIILLIATGLIAWMSELLVHSVEHAAHALGMSQIFIGVIVVAIVGNAAEHSTAILVAMKNRMDLSIGIAVGSSIQIALFVAPVLIFASHFIGPKPLDLVFTPAEVLAVFLSTLIATQISSDGKSNWFEGFQLLSVYVILGMLFFFL; encoded by the coding sequence ATCCTCTCCTCATTACTTGTATTTGTTCCAATCAGCTTATTTCTAAAATCAACTTCCCCGGAGTCGGCACTGCTCTTCGTTACGTCTTGCATCGCAATTATCCCACTTGCTGGTTGGATGGGTCGCGCTACAGAGCAAATCGCGCATCGTGCCGGAGAGGGCATTGGGGGGATTTTAAATGCTACGTTTGGTAACGCTGCAGAGTTAATTATCGCGCTAATTGCGCTACAGAATGGTCTACATGAAGTCGTCAAGGCATCGCTAACTGGTTCGATTATTGGAAACATCTTGTTAGTGCTGGGGGCTTCGTTTTTTGCTGGTGGACTTTTTCACCGCGAGCAGAAGTTTAACCAAACTGCCGCTTCAGCCTTAAGCACAATGCTTTTACTTTCAAGTATCGCCCTAATCGTACCCACTTCGTTTCACTACTTAGTGCCAAACCCAGAAAGCCGATCTGAACAGAACTTGAGTCTAGAGATTAGCTTAGTCTTAATGGCCACGTATTTGGCGGGGCTACTATTTTCATTAAAAACCCATAAAAATCTTTTTGTCGGTGAGGACAAGGCCGAAGAGCTTGAAGATGGCCATCTCTGGTCGATGAAAAAATCGCTGATTATTTTACTGATTGCCACTGGGCTGATTGCTTGGATGAGTGAATTACTGGTGCACTCCGTAGAGCATGCTGCGCATGCTCTCGGAATGTCTCAGATTTTTATTGGAGTGATCGTTGTAGCAATTGTTGGTAACGCCGCCGAACATAGCACGGCGATACTTGTGGCAATGAAAAACCGTATGGACCTTTCGATTGGGATCGCCGTCGGCAGTAGTATTCAGATTGCGCTTTTTGTGGCGCCGGTACTCATTTTTGCAAGTCATTTTATTGGTCCAAAACCATTGGATTTAGTTTTCACCCCGGCTGAAGTGCTTGCAGTTTTTCTCTCAACTTTAATTGCGACGCAGATTTCAAGTGATGGAAAATCGAATTGGTTTGAAGGGTTTCAGCTTTTATCAGTCTACGTAATTCTGGGAATGCTGTTTTTCTTTTTATAA